The genome window TGGGGCACGGGCGGCGAGGCGGGGCGATACCGGTTTCATTACGAGGACGGTCAGTCCGCGGACTGTCCGCTCGTCGAGGGGCGCAACATCGGAGACTGGTGGAACTGCCGCGACATGCCGGAGGCGTGGATCGGGATCACCGGCGTTAACGGCCTTGGGCAGGATGTCGGGGTCTTCGTCGCTGAGTGGACGAATCCTCATCCCGAAAAGAAGATTGTGAGTATGGATTTTGTCTCCGCCGGCTGTGGAGACGGCGGCATCAACTTCAACAATACGCCGGCATGCGTGCCGTTCCTGGTGGCGATGACCGGCGAAGCGGATTAGGTGAGCAGGTCACGTCGCCTTGATTACATGGAGAAGCAAATGGCTCGAATCTTCAAAGCCGTTCTGGTTGTCGCCGCAGCGTTTTTCATGCTCCACGGCGGTGCGCGCGGTGTCGAGGTCCTGCTGGATGCGGATTTCGGCCAGAGCACGGTGGAGAGGAACAACCAGGCCGCTGGGTCGTTCAGAGGCGTCCTGCCGGAAGGGTGGACCGACAGCTACGTCGGCTGGTCCAAGTCGGATATCCAGTCGCAGGTGGTCGCGGAGGATGGCACGAGCTTCCTTCGGCTGACCATCGCCAGGATCGACCCGTCGGGCAATCCGCAGTTGATGGTCGGGCTGCCGCCGATGGCTGACGGCGAGCACTACCGGCTGATCCTTCGCGCCCGCAACCGGTCCACCGGTCCGCTGTCGTTGGGCGTTCGCATGGGTCCGGCGCCGTACCACTATCGCTACGAGCGGCAGTTGGGATGGTCCGCCGAGTGGGTCGAGAAGAGTTGGGTTTTTCGATTGAACCACAAGACGGGCGAATCGCTTGGGCTGTTTTTGGCCCCTTGCGGGTCCGGCGTGGTGGACGTGTCGCGGGTTCGGCTTGAGAAGCTCAGCACGCCGGAAGAGGTGGCGGCGGCGTATCCGCGGCCGGACAAGACGGCGAGGAACTTCTTCCGCAACAGCCGCCTGCCGCTCGGTCTTCAGGCCGGATGGAATCTCGGCCGCTATCCGCATCCGTCGCTGGCGGCGCATGCGAACCTGGCGCAGCACCTGGAGGGCCGGGAGTTTCTCAAGGCGGTGGAACTGGGCGATGGGATCTACGCGTTTGTCTTTGTCGGCCGGGATCGCACGGTGGCGGTGATCTCGGGGCGGCCGGGTTGCGCGGCGTACCGGCTTCCAGTCGCGGAAGGTCTGGAAATCCGCGATTTGTTCGGCAATCCGCTGCCTCAAGGCGCGAGCTACAGGGGAACTCTGATGTTTGTCGAAACCGCGATGGCGGCTGATGCGATGGAGAGGCTGTTTACGGGTCAGCAAGCAGAATCGCAGTAGCTCCCTCAGGAATCACGTACCGGAGGAGCGGCCTGAAGCCTCTTTCAGAAGTTCAATCGAACGTGTGAGGGCATCGAGGCCGCTGTGTTTCAGGAAGTTTGCGGGCGGGACTTCCAGGATGATCGTCTGGTCAAAACCGGCTTGGATCAGGAGGTTCAGTAGCTTTCGCCACGGTCGGTCGCCCGGCGAAAGCGGCAGATGGTCTTCGCCGTTCACGTCGTGGCAATGGACGTGGACGACTTGCCGCAGCAGGGCAGCGGGCGGTTCGAGCGGGCCGCCGAACCGCTGGATGTTCATGGCCGCATGGCCGAGGTCCAGGCACGCCGGCGTTCCGCTTTGCCGAACGACCGCCAGGAGCTCGTCGTAGCTGTCGCCGATCCGCATCATGTCCTCATCGGGATTTGGCGCGATCTGGAGTTCGGCGACCGGCTGAGCGTTGGGATAGTGGCTTTGGGTGAACGACCTCGCCCAATCGAAGAACGCGATGGAGCGTTCGACCAGGTGCGATCTTGGGACCGACTTGGGCCCGGCGGCCGAATGGACGTTGACGACCACCGCTGACCGCTGCATCCGTGCGATCTCGTCGGACAACTCGAACAGCCGCTCGAAGTAGTCGCGACAGACGTTGCCGGCTTTGTCCTCAAAGCCGCCGGGATTCTGTGGTGCGGCCTCGGTGTACGGGTGCAGCGAGACGGCGAGCCCCGCTTGGCTGCAGATCCGTGCATGGTCCAGGACGTCGGCCTCCGAGGTCTCCGGTCCGACCGGCGTCTCGATGCCGTGAAAACCCAGCGACCGCAGAAAGACGGGCACGTTGCACGATCCGTACAATCGGCGGTAGAACGGGTTCGCCGCAAAGTCG of Phycisphaerae bacterium contains these proteins:
- a CDS encoding sugar phosphate isomerase/epimerase, whose protein sequence is MRIGLKLDIDFAANPFYRRLYGSCNVPVFLRSLGFHGIETPVGPETSEADVLDHARICSQAGLAVSLHPYTEAAPQNPGGFEDKAGNVCRDYFERLFELSDEIARMQRSAVVVNVHSAAGPKSVPRSHLVERSIAFFDWARSFTQSHYPNAQPVAELQIAPNPDEDMMRIGDSYDELLAVVRQSGTPACLDLGHAAMNIQRFGGPLEPPAALLRQVVHVHCHDVNGEDHLPLSPGDRPWRKLLNLLIQAGFDQTIILEVPPANFLKHSGLDALTRSIELLKEASGRSSGT